The following coding sequences lie in one Nitrospinaceae bacterium genomic window:
- the thiI gene encoding tRNA 4-thiouridine(8) synthase ThiI, which produces MTTNGTQNIQVSNCFILHYNEIGLKGKNRPHFIRLLAKRIERAATPHNPGRLHRLHGRFILDITEDTDREALISALSRVFGLAYFAPAKTFPLDLETVAEGVIEMIAPMKITSFAVRTRREHKGVPASSREWDPAIGARIQARRRLPVNLSEPSTTVHIEALKDRAIAYAEKIPGPGGLPIGASGRVAALLSGGIDSPVAALRMMRRGCEVIFVHFHGAPYLSRASAEKAGDLAEILDGYQLGSRLYLVPFGTLQKDVVLSAPAADRVVIYRRFMVRITERIAALEGALALVTGESLAQVASQTLSNMAAVEEAATLPILRPLVGMDKEEIIAEARALGSFEISIEPDQDCCTLFVPKHPATKSKAIFLRRAESKMPAEEMIDRALAESEVLEINAGKRPVSRLFGEVHSEEVKDGAKE; this is translated from the coding sequence ATGACCACCAACGGCACCCAGAACATACAAGTAAGTAATTGTTTTATATTGCATTACAACGAAATCGGCCTCAAGGGCAAAAATCGCCCCCATTTCATCCGCCTTTTGGCCAAAAGAATCGAGCGCGCCGCCACCCCCCACAACCCGGGGAGGCTCCACCGCCTCCATGGCCGCTTTATCCTGGACATCACCGAGGACACCGACCGCGAGGCGCTAATCTCCGCCCTCTCCCGCGTATTTGGGCTCGCCTACTTCGCCCCCGCAAAAACCTTCCCCCTCGATCTTGAAACCGTCGCCGAGGGCGTCATCGAAATGATCGCCCCCATGAAAATCACCAGCTTCGCCGTCCGCACCCGCCGCGAGCACAAAGGCGTGCCCGCCAGCTCCCGCGAGTGGGACCCGGCCATCGGCGCGCGAATCCAGGCCCGCCGCCGCCTGCCCGTCAACCTGAGCGAACCCAGCACCACCGTCCACATCGAGGCCCTAAAGGACCGGGCCATCGCTTATGCCGAAAAAATCCCCGGCCCCGGCGGGCTGCCCATCGGAGCCAGCGGCCGGGTTGCCGCCCTCCTCTCAGGCGGCATCGATTCTCCCGTCGCGGCCCTTCGCATGATGCGGCGCGGCTGCGAGGTTATTTTCGTCCATTTTCACGGCGCGCCCTACCTCAGCCGCGCCTCGGCCGAAAAAGCAGGCGATCTCGCCGAAATCCTCGATGGCTACCAGCTCGGCTCGCGCCTCTACCTCGTACCCTTCGGCACGCTCCAAAAAGACGTCGTCCTCTCTGCCCCGGCGGCCGACCGCGTTGTTATCTACCGCCGGTTCATGGTCCGCATCACCGAGCGCATCGCCGCCTTAGAGGGCGCCCTCGCCCTCGTCACCGGCGAGAGCCTCGCCCAGGTCGCCAGCCAAACCCTCTCCAACATGGCTGCCGTCGAGGAGGCCGCCACCCTTCCCATCCTCCGGCCCCTCGTGGGCATGGACAAAGAAGAAATCATCGCCGAGGCCCGCGCCCTTGGCAGTTTTGAGATATCCATCGAGCCCGATCAGGATTGCTGCACCCTTTTCGTTCCCAAACACCCGGCCACAAAATCCAAGGCCATCTTCCTTCGTCGCGCCGAGTCCAAGATGCCCGCAGAGGAGATGATCGACCGCGCGCTTGCCGAAAGTGAAGTTCTTGAGATCAATGCGGGGAAAAGACCGGTGAGCAGGCTTTTTGGAGAGGTGCATTCTGAAGAGGTGAAGGATGGGGCGAAAGAATAA
- a CDS encoding Gfo/Idh/MocA family oxidoreductase: protein MEKSRVAFVGLGNYSNRLAGSVERAGNLEIVNCFTRTAATRKDFAETNGCRESDSLDGVLNDTEVEGVIVVTPHSTHADIICQAAAAGKHVFIEKPLALTVADASRAADAAEKAGVTLQVGHHRRFQGATRHIRKMIDAGELGDLYQLEANLSMPGGPRTGWRGDPAECPVGSMTGLGVHMVDNLHYLAGPVKQVSAFSTKLVATGNLDNVTSIVAEFESGVLGYIGTCSGIPKLFSTAAFGTECNAWCEDEGNKLFLQKKGEMVRSEAPIEGGDAIVEELAAFGNSIRTGAKAEVGGPEGREVIVFLEAVIESVKSGKAVALSDYR from the coding sequence ATGGAAAAAAGTCGTGTAGCGTTTGTGGGGCTGGGTAATTATTCGAACCGGTTGGCTGGCTCTGTAGAGCGGGCGGGCAATCTGGAGATAGTCAATTGTTTTACGCGTACCGCTGCGACCCGAAAAGATTTTGCCGAGACAAATGGGTGCCGCGAATCGGATAGCCTCGATGGCGTTCTGAATGATACTGAGGTCGAGGGTGTGATCGTCGTGACGCCCCACTCCACCCACGCCGATATTATTTGCCAGGCAGCTGCAGCCGGGAAACACGTTTTTATCGAAAAGCCCCTGGCGCTAACCGTCGCCGATGCCAGCAGAGCGGCCGATGCGGCTGAAAAAGCCGGGGTGACGCTACAGGTCGGGCATCATCGCCGTTTTCAGGGCGCAACGCGCCACATCCGTAAAATGATTGATGCAGGGGAGCTGGGCGATCTTTATCAACTCGAGGCCAATCTTTCCATGCCGGGCGGGCCGCGAACGGGATGGCGGGGCGACCCTGCCGAGTGCCCGGTGGGCTCGATGACCGGCCTCGGTGTTCATATGGTGGACAATCTCCATTACCTGGCCGGCCCGGTGAAGCAGGTCTCCGCCTTCAGCACGAAACTGGTGGCGACCGGCAACCTGGACAACGTCACAAGCATAGTGGCCGAATTTGAATCCGGGGTGCTCGGCTATATCGGAACCTGCTCGGGCATTCCCAAGCTGTTCAGCACCGCCGCCTTCGGGACCGAGTGCAACGCGTGGTGTGAGGATGAGGGCAATAAACTCTTCCTCCAGAAAAAAGGCGAGATGGTTCGCTCCGAGGCGCCCATCGAGGGCGGCGACGCCATTGTTGAGGAACTGGCCGCATTCGGAAACAGCATCCGCACCGGCGCCAAAGCCGAGGTTGGCGGTCCCGAGGGGCGCGAGGTAATCGTCTTTCTTGAGGCTGTAATCGAGAGCGTCAAATCGGGAAAAGCGGTGGCCTTATCTGATTATCGCTAG
- a CDS encoding aldo/keto reductase, which yields MEKRMLGNTGLEVTVIGFGAMTIGGAFGPVDNDESNRALHAAIDGGMNFIDTSDAYGAGLSENVIGKFLKERSDRHDIIIFTKGGNNMTTGDRDFTPEYISNALENSLKRLEVEAVDLYLLHNPKLDNMQAEDSYAVLEKAKDDGKLKNWGVSVNTDEECDYAVSQSRPSVMQMEYNILSQSPADSFARAKGAGMGVISRVPLKRGFLSGKIDETFEFAEGDRRKNALSPENIRKFQDQLNRVRDVAGQLNISPAAAALRFCVSNTDVSCVIPGIRTAEQSTQNAACGEALPAEAVARLRAL from the coding sequence ATGGAAAAAAGAATGCTTGGAAATACGGGACTCGAAGTAACGGTTATTGGTTTTGGCGCGATGACCATCGGCGGCGCCTTTGGCCCGGTGGATAATGATGAGAGCAACCGGGCTCTCCACGCAGCCATCGATGGCGGCATGAATTTCATCGATACCTCGGATGCCTATGGCGCGGGGCTGAGCGAGAATGTTATCGGTAAATTCTTAAAGGAGCGATCTGATCGCCACGACATCATCATCTTCACCAAGGGCGGCAACAACATGACTACGGGCGATCGAGATTTCACGCCCGAGTACATCTCGAATGCCCTTGAGAACAGCCTGAAGCGCCTTGAGGTTGAGGCCGTTGACCTCTATCTGCTCCACAATCCGAAGCTCGACAACATGCAGGCCGAGGATAGCTACGCCGTGCTCGAAAAGGCCAAGGATGACGGCAAGCTCAAGAACTGGGGCGTTTCGGTCAACACGGACGAGGAGTGTGACTACGCCGTTTCGCAGAGCCGCCCCTCGGTCATGCAGATGGAGTACAACATCCTCAGCCAGAGCCCGGCGGATTCTTTTGCCCGAGCAAAGGGGGCGGGCATGGGTGTTATCTCGCGTGTTCCGCTCAAAAGAGGTTTTCTCAGCGGCAAGATTGATGAAACTTTCGAGTTCGCCGAGGGCGACCGGCGGAAGAACGCTCTCTCGCCCGAGAACATCAGAAAATTCCAGGACCAGTTGAACCGGGTGCGTGATGTGGCGGGCCAGCTCAACATCAGCCCCGCAGCGGCAGCTCTTCGTTTCTGTGTCTCGAACACGGATGTCTCCTGCGTCATCCCCGGCATTCGTACCGCAGAGCAATCGACCCAGAACGCGGCCTGCGGCGAGGCATTGCCAGCCGAGGCTGTTGCCCGGCTCAGGGCGCTTTAA
- a CDS encoding DMT family transporter — translation MLESLHPNYIALISAVFTATAQTLLGKSIGRLSPGMVALIANIVITIVATIFYFLGSGVDEWPLYAVILFAISGVTANFAARYLMYLAIQLIGLSRTQVLFQFSPLWSALVAISFLGERPTLEVGAGTLLIVGGAILIMGERKKADSNVKFIYYLLPILAAFVMATAPSMRKHAFTFIPSATFGLAVACFVASFLQAAIMPITERKTEYKMKFGPVLLCIVGGVMNAAAAMTFWVSLRLGEVIEVVPIRRVSVLLVVLFSWLFMGKQDTITWRVVIGAIITLSGGMAILWAG, via the coding sequence TTGCTCGAATCCCTGCATCCCAACTATATAGCACTCATCTCCGCAGTCTTCACAGCCACGGCTCAGACCCTTTTGGGCAAATCCATTGGTCGGCTCAGCCCCGGGATGGTGGCCCTCATCGCCAACATCGTGATTACCATCGTCGCCACCATCTTCTATTTCCTGGGAAGCGGGGTGGACGAGTGGCCCCTCTACGCTGTCATCCTGTTCGCCATATCAGGCGTAACTGCGAACTTCGCCGCCCGCTACTTGATGTACCTGGCAATCCAACTCATTGGCCTCTCGCGCACCCAGGTGCTCTTTCAATTCTCCCCGCTGTGGTCTGCTCTTGTGGCCATCTCATTTCTGGGCGAGCGCCCCACCCTGGAAGTCGGAGCGGGAACTTTGCTTATCGTCGGCGGCGCAATACTCATTATGGGAGAACGCAAAAAGGCGGACTCCAATGTAAAGTTCATCTATTACCTTCTTCCAATCTTAGCGGCGTTTGTCATGGCGACAGCGCCCTCCATGCGCAAACACGCCTTCACTTTTATTCCCTCGGCCACTTTCGGTCTCGCCGTCGCTTGTTTTGTAGCCTCGTTTCTTCAAGCCGCGATCATGCCCATCACCGAGCGCAAGACTGAATACAAGATGAAGTTCGGCCCCGTGCTCCTCTGTATCGTAGGCGGGGTGATGAATGCTGCAGCCGCGATGACCTTCTGGGTGTCGCTCCGGCTCGGCGAGGTGATCGAGGTGGTGCCTATCCGCCGGGTCTCGGTGCTTCTGGTGGTGCTCTTCTCATGGCTTTTCATGGGCAAGCAGGACACGATCACCTGGCGTGTCGTCATTGGGGCCATCATTACCCTCTCGGGGGGTATGGCCATCCTCTGGGCCGGATAA
- a CDS encoding DUF1330 domain-containing protein, translated as MSAFVVVHVTVKDPEKFKAYGQGAQPTVAAHGGEFILRGKVADVFQGEHAYKQAVVIKFPDQAAAKGWYNSPEYQAQIPNRNEAADMVFISFDEPPA; from the coding sequence ATGAGTGCATTCGTGGTAGTCCATGTAACGGTAAAGGATCCGGAAAAATTCAAAGCCTATGGCCAGGGGGCCCAGCCCACGGTTGCGGCCCATGGCGGCGAGTTCATTCTGCGCGGCAAGGTGGCCGACGTGTTCCAGGGGGAGCATGCCTATAAGCAGGCTGTGGTTATCAAGTTTCCCGATCAGGCCGCAGCGAAGGGTTGGTACAATTCGCCCGAATATCAGGCACAGATACCGAACCGCAATGAGGCGGCCGACATGGTGTTCATCAGCTTTGATGAGCCCCCTGCGTAG
- a CDS encoding pentapeptide repeat-containing protein, protein MKTIIPILAATLIATLALATSASAYNEADFERFKKTKKCPNCDLSGVKLRGKKASFYKADLRGANLSGADLQKAVFWRANLEGANLTDALLLETNFRYANLKKVNFTGADLRRAVLRFADMQGAQFRGANLRRAMMVSSKLQGAKMKKAKLRSARLRDATWIDGKKCKKGSVGKCVR, encoded by the coding sequence ATGAAAACAATAATTCCCATACTCGCCGCCACGCTAATAGCCACACTGGCTCTGGCCACTTCTGCATCGGCATACAACGAAGCGGATTTTGAGCGCTTCAAGAAAACGAAAAAATGCCCAAATTGTGACTTGAGCGGCGTCAAACTGCGCGGCAAAAAAGCAAGCTTCTACAAGGCAGACCTCAGGGGGGCGAATCTATCTGGCGCAGATCTTCAAAAGGCTGTTTTCTGGCGCGCCAATCTTGAGGGAGCAAACCTCACGGACGCCCTTCTTCTTGAAACCAACTTCCGCTATGCGAACCTTAAAAAGGTCAATTTCACCGGCGCCGACTTGCGGCGCGCCGTTCTTCGCTTCGCCGACATGCAGGGCGCTCAATTCCGCGGCGCAAACCTCCGCAGGGCCATGATGGTGAGCAGCAAGCTCCAGGGTGCGAAAATGAAAAAAGCCAAGCTCCGCAGCGCCCGCCTTCGAGACGCCACCTGGATAGACGGCAAAAAATGCAAAAAAGGCTCTGTGGGGAAATGCGTCCGCTAG
- a CDS encoding cupin domain-containing protein: protein MTFTNWDEVPAEANRPGVTHRRLFGKNVQVQRLTVEPGGDPAPLHDHPELEQFFLIQEGEWEMTAGDETRRVGPGDVIYVEPGVPHNVLLLSEETGYLYEVYQPILSTELAAQRKQGS, encoded by the coding sequence ATGACATTCACTAACTGGGACGAGGTACCTGCCGAGGCAAACCGCCCCGGCGTCACCCACCGCCGCCTGTTCGGAAAAAATGTCCAGGTCCAGCGCCTCACCGTTGAGCCTGGCGGCGATCCGGCCCCGCTCCACGATCACCCCGAATTAGAGCAGTTCTTTCTCATTCAGGAGGGTGAGTGGGAAATGACGGCGGGCGATGAAACCCGCCGCGTCGGCCCAGGCGATGTGATTTACGTCGAGCCCGGCGTCCCGCACAACGTCCTTCTCCTCAGCGAGGAGACGGGATATCTCTACGAGGTTTATCAGCCCATTCTCAGCACCGAATTAGCGGCCCAAAGAAAGCAAGGGAGCTAA
- the selD gene encoding selenide, water dikinase SelD, producing the protein MSGFEPFTDPNLLYGTNAGDDTGVYKLREDLALVQTVDFFTPIVDDPYDFGRIAAANALSDCFTMGAKPVTALNLVAFPCDLGLDVLGRVMAGGADVVREAGAVIIGGHSVDDPEPKYGLSVTGTVDPREMITNQGAKVGDKIILTKKIGTGIVTNVTKAVNPIVQAARSIFGNSGKLKEGVYEEAIASMCFLNRAAGEIMARGGAHASTDITGFGLVGHLHNVMEASGVRANVRFGDVPQFEDLLPHAMVGTAGGGDRNREWTKGFVEPGPGVSEEMVAILNDAQTSGGILMTVAADRAEGILGELHAAGVTAAGIIGEVIDGPSGTVEVVA; encoded by the coding sequence TTGAGCGGTTTTGAGCCGTTCACCGATCCCAATCTACTCTATGGCACGAATGCCGGGGACGACACGGGCGTTTATAAGCTGCGCGAGGATTTGGCCCTCGTCCAGACGGTGGATTTCTTCACGCCGATTGTGGACGACCCGTATGACTTTGGTCGCATTGCGGCGGCAAACGCGCTGAGCGATTGCTTCACGATGGGGGCCAAGCCTGTTACGGCGCTCAATCTGGTGGCTTTTCCATGCGACCTGGGGCTCGATGTCCTGGGCCGAGTGATGGCGGGCGGGGCCGATGTTGTGCGTGAGGCAGGCGCAGTCATCATCGGCGGGCACAGCGTGGACGACCCCGAGCCCAAGTACGGCCTCTCCGTCACGGGCACGGTCGATCCGCGTGAAATGATCACCAACCAGGGCGCCAAGGTGGGCGACAAGATCATCCTCACCAAAAAAATTGGCACCGGAATCGTCACCAACGTCACCAAGGCGGTAAACCCGATTGTTCAGGCGGCGAGAAGTATTTTTGGCAACAGCGGCAAGCTTAAAGAAGGCGTATATGAGGAGGCGATTGCCTCGATGTGTTTCCTCAACCGTGCGGCAGGCGAAATCATGGCGCGCGGGGGGGCACATGCCTCAACCGATATCACGGGTTTTGGCTTGGTCGGTCACCTTCACAATGTCATGGAGGCGAGCGGGGTGCGGGCAAATGTTCGTTTCGGGGATGTGCCCCAGTTCGAGGATTTGCTGCCGCACGCGATGGTGGGAACGGCAGGTGGCGGGGATCGCAACCGTGAGTGGACGAAGGGTTTCGTCGAGCCCGGCCCGGGTGTGAGTGAGGAGATGGTCGCGATTCTGAACGACGCGCAGACCTCGGGTGGTATTTTGATGACGGTGGCGGCTGATCGGGCTGAGGGGATTCTTGGAGAATTGCACGCAGCAGGCGTCACGGCGGCGGGAATCATTGGCGAGGTCATCGACGGCCCCTCCGGCACCGTCGAGGTGGTTGCCTGA
- a CDS encoding D-2-hydroxyacid dehydrogenase family protein yields MKVVISDDYQDGIRGLACFSKMAGHDVTIHNDTVKGVDAIAERYKDAEAVVLIRERTPISDEILEKLPNLKLIAQTARGARHIPLEACTRRGIVVAAGGGNKNVTAELCWGLILAASRNIPTEVQNMKEGRWQTTYGTRLTGKTLGIYAYGGIGNIVAKVGAAFGMNILAWGREGSRERAEADGFKMAASREAFFETSDVVSIHIPLLPDARGIITAGDLGRMKPSALFVNTSRAGLVEEGALEAALKAGRPGSAAVDVYEDEPVLNGNHPLLKLDNCLCSPHLGYVSNESMEQYVGGAFDRVVAFAEGNPIDVINPEVLK; encoded by the coding sequence ATGAAAGTAGTCATATCCGACGATTATCAGGACGGCATAAGAGGCCTTGCGTGTTTCTCGAAGATGGCTGGCCACGATGTCACCATTCACAACGACACGGTGAAGGGGGTGGACGCCATCGCCGAGCGCTATAAAGACGCCGAGGCCGTGGTTCTTATCCGGGAGCGAACGCCTATTTCCGATGAGATTTTGGAAAAACTCCCCAACCTGAAACTAATTGCCCAGACAGCACGCGGGGCGAGACATATCCCCCTTGAGGCCTGCACGCGCCGGGGTATCGTCGTCGCTGCGGGCGGAGGAAACAAAAACGTCACCGCCGAGCTCTGCTGGGGGCTGATTCTCGCCGCCTCGCGGAACATCCCCACCGAGGTGCAGAACATGAAAGAGGGCCGCTGGCAGACCACCTACGGCACCCGCCTCACCGGTAAGACACTTGGCATCTACGCCTACGGCGGCATCGGCAACATCGTCGCCAAGGTCGGCGCCGCTTTCGGAATGAATATCTTGGCCTGGGGCAGAGAGGGCAGCCGGGAGCGCGCCGAGGCCGATGGATTTAAAATGGCGGCCAGCCGCGAGGCGTTTTTCGAGACCTCCGACGTCGTGAGCATCCACATCCCCCTCCTGCCCGACGCACGGGGGATCATCACCGCAGGTGACTTGGGCCGAATGAAGCCCTCCGCCCTTTTCGTCAACACGAGCCGGGCGGGTCTCGTCGAGGAGGGTGCGCTTGAGGCCGCCCTCAAGGCCGGGCGCCCAGGAAGCGCGGCGGTCGATGTCTACGAGGATGAGCCCGTCCTTAACGGGAACCACCCCCTGCTTAAGCTGGACAACTGTCTTTGCTCGCCCCATCTTGGCTATGTCTCCAATGAGTCGATGGAGCAATATGTCGGCGGCGCCTTCGACCGGGTCGTGGCCTTCGCCGAAGGAAACCCGATTGACGTTATCAACCCCGAAGTTTTGAAATAG
- a CDS encoding acyl-CoA/acyl-ACP dehydrogenase: protein MDFAFSEKQELMRSTLHELLSRVCPPEYAMECDAKGEAPVEAYAAMAKDGWIGVSVPEEYGGMGGDALDLAVVLETAGMHYLDLATMIFRNVCYGCEAILMSGTEAQKKEFVPAAVRGDAFFAFSLTEPDAGSDAAAIITRADREGGADREGDTFRITGTKNFTSGMPIATHILVAVRTDNSGDKHEGITNFIVPADREGIQWKKLPLLGHRAMGTCEVHYDGVEASETEALGPIGEGWQGLMEYITTERLCLSAARTGAAAAALKLALDHAKERIQFGRPIGKFQAVSHMLTEMHTLVDTARLQVYRFAWLVSQGKHGRIEAATLKLFAGEAYKKVSDLGVQVMGAYGYSAEFPMERHYRDARLATIGAGTSEIQRNIIAKALGL from the coding sequence ATGGATTTTGCCTTCTCGGAAAAACAGGAATTAATGCGCAGCACCCTTCACGAGCTTTTAAGCCGTGTTTGCCCGCCAGAGTACGCGATGGAATGCGACGCAAAGGGCGAGGCGCCGGTCGAGGCCTACGCGGCAATGGCGAAAGATGGCTGGATCGGCGTTTCCGTTCCCGAAGAATACGGGGGCATGGGAGGCGACGCGCTCGACCTCGCCGTCGTCCTCGAAACGGCTGGGATGCACTATCTCGATCTGGCCACCATGATCTTCCGCAACGTTTGCTACGGCTGCGAGGCCATTTTGATGAGCGGCACAGAGGCACAAAAAAAAGAATTCGTCCCGGCGGCGGTGCGCGGGGATGCCTTTTTCGCCTTTAGCCTCACCGAACCCGACGCAGGCTCGGACGCGGCGGCCATCATCACCCGCGCCGACCGCGAGGGCGGAGCCGACCGCGAGGGCGACACCTTCCGCATCACGGGCACAAAAAATTTCACCTCGGGCATGCCAATTGCGACACACATCCTCGTCGCCGTGCGCACCGACAACTCAGGTGACAAGCACGAGGGCATCACCAACTTCATCGTTCCCGCCGACCGCGAGGGGATTCAATGGAAAAAACTGCCTCTCCTCGGGCATCGGGCCATGGGCACCTGCGAGGTCCATTACGACGGCGTCGAGGCAAGCGAGACAGAAGCCCTGGGCCCGATTGGCGAGGGCTGGCAGGGGCTCATGGAATACATCACGACCGAGCGGCTCTGCCTCTCGGCCGCGCGGACCGGGGCAGCGGCGGCGGCGCTCAAGCTCGCCCTCGACCACGCCAAGGAGCGCATACAATTTGGCCGCCCCATCGGAAAATTCCAGGCGGTGAGCCACATGCTCACCGAAATGCACACCCTTGTGGATACGGCACGGCTTCAGGTCTACCGCTTCGCGTGGCTGGTCTCTCAAGGCAAGCATGGCCGCATCGAGGCCGCCACACTCAAACTTTTTGCTGGCGAGGCGTATAAAAAGGTGTCCGATCTGGGCGTTCAGGTAATGGGCGCCTACGGCTACAGCGCGGAGTTTCCGATGGAGCGCCACTACCGCGATGCCAGGCTCGCCACCATCGGCGCGGGCACGAGCGAAATTCAGCGCAATATCATCGCCAAGGCGCTCGGGCTCTAG
- a CDS encoding class I SAM-dependent methyltransferase has protein sequence MTRIINANEVARGLRFKSEIKKDIRLPRYPGWLLVVMRLRYYVPALVAWLSVGAIFGAGPLWWAVLMAIFVLHWAAHRAVRRKAYHGELGKLREICGTGRAPIESYYRREREEAPIVNPVPDRERSFGDHLVSETDPIHQMRKIHARRILKELVRPNARSADVGCLAGDISEEHIQAGCTAFLFDLDLESLHLAQSRTGRPAARADVGRFPSRPGAFDFISLFEVIEHVADPMAAIRELADALAPGGRMVLSTDNAGFLLGVHLLNPLILLERIAGLYLPSLLPPRNLVKTDLPMGKEYPHVSFTSAHIRSLIGEAGLKIIWMKSYYFLPGMHRPAARLFPSWTDADYARFALPLEFALQKIPIISCLGTHWVVACEKPKEKSKISPGSGP, from the coding sequence ATGACGCGAATCATCAATGCAAATGAGGTGGCCAGGGGTCTTCGGTTCAAATCCGAAATCAAAAAGGATATTCGCCTGCCGCGCTATCCGGGATGGCTACTCGTTGTGATGCGGCTTCGCTACTACGTCCCGGCGCTGGTTGCCTGGTTGTCCGTCGGTGCGATTTTCGGTGCGGGGCCGCTGTGGTGGGCGGTGCTCATGGCGATTTTCGTCCTCCACTGGGCGGCGCACCGCGCTGTTCGGCGGAAAGCGTATCATGGGGAACTGGGAAAGCTTCGGGAGATATGCGGCACCGGCAGGGCTCCGATCGAATCCTATTATCGCCGCGAGCGCGAGGAGGCCCCGATCGTGAACCCGGTGCCGGATCGTGAACGATCTTTTGGAGATCATCTGGTTTCCGAGACCGATCCCATACACCAAATGCGCAAAATACATGCGCGCAGGATTTTAAAAGAGCTCGTCCGCCCAAACGCCCGCTCCGCCGATGTAGGCTGCCTGGCCGGGGATATCAGTGAGGAGCATATCCAAGCGGGCTGCACGGCCTTTTTGTTTGATCTGGATCTGGAATCCCTGCACCTGGCGCAATCAAGAACCGGCCGCCCGGCGGCACGGGCCGATGTGGGCAGATTCCCTTCCCGCCCCGGTGCGTTTGATTTCATTTCTCTATTCGAGGTGATCGAACATGTGGCCGACCCAATGGCGGCCATCCGCGAGTTGGCGGATGCACTCGCTCCCGGCGGGCGCATGGTGTTGAGCACCGACAACGCGGGGTTCCTCTTGGGGGTCCATCTTCTGAACCCGCTGATACTGCTCGAGCGCATAGCCGGGCTGTATCTTCCCTCACTCCTTCCGCCCCGGAACCTGGTGAAGACGGATTTGCCAATGGGCAAGGAGTATCCCCACGTAAGTTTCACCTCGGCGCATATCCGCTCGCTGATCGGTGAGGCGGGGCTGAAGATTATTTGGATGAAAAGCTACTATTTTCTGCCGGGGATGCACCGCCCGGCGGCGCGGCTATTTCCTTCATGGACGGACGCCGATTACGCGCGTTTCGCGTTGCCTCTCGAATTCGCCCTTCAGAAGATCCCGATTATCTCCTGCCTGGGGACGCACTGGGTTGTCGCCTGCGAGAAACCGAAAGAGAAATCGAAGATAAGTCCGGGGTCGGGGCCCTAG
- a CDS encoding MaoC family dehydratase, producing MPLDPAVLKREFPEFEIEVDRSKIREFAMVLGYNDPVHTNVEAAQAAGYSDLLAPPTFTRQFWHENDGNDPMPHLGYDPKRRLHGEQEFEYHKPLVAGMTIRGRNVIISTKEKEGRRGGKMTFVVIETRFTDKTGELVQVARRTLIETAAPPKD from the coding sequence ATGCCCCTTGATCCAGCGGTTCTTAAAAGAGAGTTTCCCGAGTTTGAGATCGAGGTTGATCGCAGCAAGATCCGCGAATTTGCCATGGTGCTGGGCTATAATGACCCGGTGCACACGAACGTTGAGGCAGCGCAAGCGGCGGGCTACAGCGATCTACTGGCCCCGCCCACGTTCACCCGCCAGTTCTGGCACGAAAATGATGGAAATGATCCGATGCCCCACTTGGGCTATGACCCCAAGAGGCGGCTACACGGCGAGCAAGAGTTCGAGTACCACAAGCCACTAGTCGCCGGAATGACCATCAGAGGTCGAAATGTCATAATCTCGACCAAGGAGAAGGAAGGTCGGCGCGGCGGAAAAATGACCTTCGTTGTGATAGAGACCAGGTTCACGGACAAGACAGGAGAGCTTGTTCAGGTGGCTCGACGCACGCTCATCGAAACCGCCGCACCACCGAAAGACTAG